TTAATTCTCACAAGGTCATTTTGGCAAAAGACAAGGCACCATGCGATTCACTTTAGGCAATNNNNNNNNNNNNNNNNNNNNNNNNNNNNNNNNNNNNNNNNNNNNNNNNNNNNNNNNNNNNNNNNNNNNNNNNNNNNNNNNNNNNNNNNNNNNNNNNNNNNCGCCGATCCTGAGGCCGATCCTACCAGAGCCTCCACCTATTGGCCGGGCCGGGCAAAGTGCGTTCAGCGGCAAAAAATTCTCCGGAATTTGGGATTACCCCGGCGATTGCCCATACCTTTGGGGgagagggacgatagtatgcatccacatcaaaatgtggtgtttggtacgccgGCGGAGTGGTCGAGGCTTGGGTGCCCGGCGACGAACCGGGAGTACCCAAAAAGTTGTACATGCTCGCCCAATCGTCGAACGAGTTCAAGTCGAGCCCGCTGGAGCGCCGCATGCCGGAGCCGCCGCCACTGGAGTTTCCATCGCTtgacattttttcaacaattggaGAGAAAGGAATAGATGAGTGTAGTGAATGagagtgaattacataaatggtacctgatctttcactttcgcacgaaaacggtacctgatctttattttatatcgtttatGGTATCTATTAATCACAATTTCGGTACCTAGCATAAATTTCGCCCCAAATTACCCCGTAAGGACAAATTAGGTAGATGGGggtaattttggaaataaaaaatgtctgATTTTTGCAGATATTCAGGGTGTCAGGAGCGAATTTCTGAAGATTTGATGCAAAGTGTTAGGAGCGAatttttgatgatttgatCTCATGCACAGTAACATTATTTTTGTCTTATGTTTTACTTCAATGGATGGTTGACACGtcaacaatttcattttcactaaACATCCTTCCACCATGCCACTTCATCTCACTTTCTCACTCTCTCACTTAAAACCTCCACCGTTTCATCTACCACTCTCACTCTACCTCCCTTCCACTCAATCTGACGTCCGGCCGACTGAAGAAATCGACCGTCGGTGTTGTGCTATTGACGTTAAACGGTGAGAAATGCCCCCCAAGAAAAGAGGGCGGGCGTCGTCTTCAAAATCGAAAGCTTCTAGCTCCGGGGTTGGCTATGAAGCTCCGCATATAATAGATGTAGACGAGGAGACGTGGGACATCCGTGGTCGTGGACAGAATATATTCAACCCGAAAAATGAATACGGTGAGTTTTTTTGGTTTCATTGCTCGATTTTGCAGTAATCTTAAATTCAACAGTCATAGTAAATATTTGTTTCCCCTTCGGCATTGGTGTTGGCAACAAAGTTAAAGGAGggcaaaaaaaaagtttagtCCGTAGCTGCAATTGTAAGTGAACAACtatttttctatatctatatacatatgactgatttttttgttattcttaaacggctttttttttttttggtgagtCTTAAACGgttttttaattgttgtttcttttgcttttttgcACCATGAATTTAGCTAATGCTCCAATGTTTGTTTCATCCGCATTTCTTGGGCACtgcgaatttttttttttgcaccaTGGATTTATGAATGCAAAAAGTtgtcattttttcttatttttcatagaaTCTTGAGCATTTCATGTTTCTGCAATCTGCATTTGGTGATCATATTATTACCCTATATATCAAGAAATCAGTACCGTAGTCATGTGGTTAGAGTAACACATACACATTTTACGTTAttcaagtttattttattttttatatataattcattGATGAAGGAATGTAGTGGCATCGCCAgctgcaattttttttccattgaaTTGGGGTATTACTTGATTTGTTTGTTAATGATTTTTTACATTCATTGTCACTCAGCTGGAAGGCCTGATAGGTTTAGTTTGGCCGTTCACCATGGGGGTATATTTGTTGGCGAAGAATATGTAGGGGGTATGTTGAATTATGTGGATAATTGTACTATCCGGCAATTCGAATTGCTGGACTTGTCATCCATTGTGCTTAAATTAGGTTATCGCAGAGAATACATTTGTGAGTTCTACTACTGCCATCCTTCCCACAATCAAGCATGTCATGGCACTAAAGTTGGTCATCCTCTCGAACCACTTATTGATGAGGAACACTTGAAGAGATTCAAAAAGTTGGCTAACAAACTAGAGAGAATTGtgcatgtttatgttttggaGATCACCGAAGTTGAAGCGAGAGCCCGAAAGCATAAGGACCAAGAGGCATATATGAAGGATTATTTCAGTCCTAAGTCGAAGGGTGTAGTGATAGAGGAAATCGACGAGCCCCCTCTGGTTGTGTCGAAACAGAAGCCGCTGAAGAAGGCGAAGGTCAATCCTGGAATACCTTTGCTTGAGTGGTATGAGCAGGATGTAGAGTTCGAAGACTATTTAGTGAGTAGTTTGGCTAAAGCACGTGAAGaatggagaaagaaagagGTAGATGAATcaagaattttgaaatttttgatggATGAATTTAGTGCAACTGTGGAACAGGTACTTGAATTTAGGGTACTGCATGTGTTATTATTTTGAACCTaaactgaaatttattttttgggtaCTGCatgtgttattattttttcgcacttaaactgaaatttattttttgggtaCTGCAtgtgttattatttttgaacttaaactgaaatttattttaactgTCTCttcttttgcatttttttgtagttGAGAGATGATCGGCCAACCTTACAGCCCGAAGCAACACTAGTTGATACACCTTCATCTGTGCAAGTTGAGGAGCAAGCCCCACAAGAAACAGTAGTTAAAGTAGTTGATGTTCAGCCAACtgcatttgatttttttttttgaatttaaggTGTACTAActtcatttgaattttttgtagCATCGTGTGGCAGCGCATAGAGTAGAGAAAATTACTGATGTTCCATTTGAACCTGCACAGCCGCAACCATATGTGCAAGTTGAGGAGCAAGTTCTACAGGAATCATTTGTTCAGCCTGCATTTGAGGAGCAAGCCCTACAAGAAACCGTAGTTGAAGTAGTTGATGTTCAGCCATCTgcctttaaattttttttgaatttaggGTGTACTaacttcatttaaatttttttgtagcATCGTGTGGCAGCGCATAGAGTAGAGAAAATTACTGATGTTCCATTTGAACCTGCACAGTCACAACCAAATGTACAAGTTGAGGAGCAAGTCCTACAGGAATCATTTGTGCAAATTCAACCAGCCCCACAGACTGAAACAGTTGGTTATAAAGTGGGTATcgtatttaatattatgaaattagtGGTTACTAGGAGTTGATGAGTGTACTAACATTAGGTATCTACTGTGTTGTTACGTTATGTGGTATAGCCTGTTGAAGTATCATCCGATGCACCAGGCAGTGGAGTGGAAAGTTGCTTGGGAACCGAGAATGAAGTGTATAGACCcgatttgaataatttgtgTAATTTGTGTGAACCACATGAGTATTCGTTCATTGATAACTTGGTAGAAAATTGGGAAAATTGGGAGCAATACCTTGAAAATTGGGTTGAAGGTGGAGCAGGGCAACAGATGAAGGAGAATGTTGGCGGAGTTGATGTTCAAGCTTCGCAAAACTTGGCCGATGCAGCTCCTCTAGATGATAACTTGGGCGGGGGCAGACCCCAAGTTGAAGAGGAAAACCTAGCTGCAGCAGGGGAGAACATAGTGGGATTAGAAGCCCAGACGCCTCAAAGTTGGGAAGATTGCCCTCTACACAACGAGGGTAGTGATGAAGATTCAGACGATGATGTTGTCCAGGTCATATCTGTCAACAACATGTGTAGAGACGAGCAGCTCTTTTCTTCGTACTTCGAGGAGCTAGTCCGGGCAAGTACTGATGTTGAAGTAGATACTTCTGCAAACCCAAGCGGTCCCTTAATAGCATCTGGTTCGAATGCCTCCAAAACCACGAGGAAGAGATCATTCTCAGCAAAAATTACTAAAAGGAAGGATGATGGGTGGCAGCTGGCAGAAGAAGCCGACATGCTTAATGATTTGGCGAATACCGATCTACATGACACAACTGATCTTGAAGAAGGTAGGCGTAGGACCAATATTCGTTGTCGCACATTCACTCTCACTGATGGCTTGCCGGACTGGAGTGTTGGGGATGTGTTCGGTGATAGAGAGTACATTAGGGAGACACTCCGACAGTATTCAGTGTTGTCGAAGAGGGATATCCACATCAAGGTCAATAACAGGAAAAGGTTAAGAGCCGTGTGCCTTGGACGTGGCTGTCAGTGGTTCGTTTACTTCAGGAAGAATCCCATTCATAACATGACAGACTATGTTGTACAGACGATGAATAGAAGACATTCGCTCACTTGCTCCAGGGTACAGAATAATCGATGGATCACGTCGAAGTGGTTAGGGCAACGGTTCATAGAAAAGATCAAAGCGAACcctcacattccactgacAGCTATTCGACAATGTGTAGATGAGCAATTCGGATCAACTATCAGCAGAATGAAGGCAAATCGGGCTAAAGAAACGGCACTGCAAGGCATCTATGGAAAGATTGGGGATCAGTACAAGAGACTTTTTTACTACAAGGAGGAGTTATTGAGGACGCATCCTGGATCAACTGTCCACATACACTACGATGATGAAAGAACGAGCTCGAGCTCTGGCCCTCGGTTCCGtaggatttatatttgtttagGGCCATTGAAGGTTGGATGGAAACGCTTTTGTCGACCAATAATCTTCCTTGACGCATGTTTCTTGCGTGGGATGTACAAGGGTCAGCTCTTCACCGCTATCGGCATCGATCCCAACAATGGATGGTGGCCAATAGCTTGGGCAGTTGCCGAGACCGAAAGCTACGAGCAATGGCATTGGTTTCTGGATTTCCTAGACGAGGATCTGGATATATCGGCTAATCCTCCTAGATATGTTTTTATGTCGGACCAACAAAAGGTACAACATTTTCTATTGTATATGaagtataaattttgtatttatttcaatttacttTATGCAGGGCTTGGGTATGGTAATTGGTGAAAAATATCCACAAAGCGAACACCGATTTTGCGTACAACATATGTACAACAACTACAAGAAGCGCTTCTCCGGAGACATATTGAAGAAGAGGATGTGGGGGATTTCATCTAGCACAACGGTCGTGGAGTTTGACCAAAATATGGATGCAATGCAAGTGTTCAACACAAATGCACACCAGTATCTGACTAGAGTTGCCCCGAAGGAGAAATGGATTAAGGCCTTCTTCTCTGAGCACACTCTTTGTGATACACAGGTAACCTACTAACTGCAAGTACAGTACAAGGTATTCCTTTATATTGACTTCACAttgtcaattattttaatacgtGACACGTCATGTAGCTCAACAACATGTGTGAGACGTTTAACTCAAAGATTGTTCTTGCTCGAGAGAAGCCAATAATAACCATGCTGGAGGAGATTCGAACACAGCAGCTGGAGCGCATACAGATCAGAGGTCAGTGGGTGAAGAACTATGATTTCCCGGTACCTCCTGTGATCAAGGAGATTATTGATAAAGCAGCCGCAGAGTCGACCTCGTGGAGATCGTTGTGGAACGGTGAGCATGAATACCAAGTCACTGGCCCTTATGGTCAGTTTGTGGTGAATTTGCAAACAAAGAAATGCACGTGTAGGCTTTGGCAACTCAGAGGTATCCCATGTGTGCATGCGGCAGCCTCCATTTTGAAGATCGGCGATTCCATCACAGATTATGTGTCTGAGTATTACTCACGGATCCGCATGACTGCCCTCTACGAGCATGTCTTGTATCCTATCAACGGGATGGAAAATTGGCCTAGATCGTCGGAAGTTGGTTTCGAGTTGGTTCCCCCTAACACAAAAAGGCAACGTGGCCGCCCACGCAAGGTTAGAAGAGAACAAAATCAGGTATGAG
The genomic region above belongs to Salvia hispanica cultivar TCC Black 2014 chromosome 3, UniMelb_Shisp_WGS_1.0, whole genome shotgun sequence and contains:
- the LOC125213134 gene encoding uncharacterized protein LOC125213134; protein product: MPPKKRGRASSSKSKASSSGVGYEAPHIIDVDEETWDIRGRGQNIFNPKNEYAGRPDRFSLAVHHGGIFVGEEYVGGMLNYVDNCTIRQFELLDLSSIVLKLGYRREYICEFYYCHPSHNQACHGTKVGHPLEPLIDEEHLKRFKKLANKLERIVHVYVLEITEVEARARKHKDQEAYMKDYFSPKSKGVVIEEIDEPPLVVSKQKPLKKAKVNPGIPLLEWYEQDVEFEDYLVSSLAKAREEWRKKEVDESRILKFLMDEFSATVEQLRDDRPTLQPEATLVDTPSSVQVEEQAPQETVVKHRVAAHRVEKITDVPFEPAQPQPYVQVEEQVLQESFVQPAFEEQALQETVVEHRVAAHRVEKITDVPFEPAQSQPNVQVEEQVLQESFVQIQPAPQTETVGYKPVEVSSDAPGSGVESCLGTENEVYRPDLNNLCNLCEPHEYSFIDNLVENWENWEQYLENWVEGGAGQQMKENVGGVDVQASQNLADAAPLDDNLGGGRPQVEEENLAAAGENIVGLEAQTPQSWEDCPLHNEGSDEDSDDDVVQVISVNNMCRDEQLFSSYFEELVRASTDVEVDTSANPSGPLIASGSNASKTTRKRSFSAKITKRKDDGWQLAEEADMLNDLANTDLHDTTDLEEGRRRTNIRCRTFTLTDGLPDWSVGDVFGDREYIRETLRQYSVLSKRDIHIKVNNRKRLRAVCLGRGCQWFVYFRKNPIHNMTDYVVQTMNRRHSLTCSRVQNNRWITSKWLGQRFIEKIKANPHIPLTAIRQCVDEQFGSTISRMKANRAKETALQGIYGKIGDQYKRLFYYKEELLRTHPGSTVHIHYDDERTSSSSGPRFRRIYICLGPLKVGWKRFCRPIIFLDACFLRGMYKGQLFTAIGIDPNNGWWPIAWAVAETESYEQWHWFLDFLDEDLDISANPPRYVFMSDQQKGLGMVIGEKYPQSEHRFCVQHMYNNYKKRFSGDILKKRMWGISSSTTVVEFDQNMDAMQVFNTNAHQYLTRVAPKEKWIKAFFSEHTLCDTQLNNMCETFNSKIVLAREKPIITMLEEIRTQQLERIQIRGQWVKNYDFPVPPVIKEIIDKAAAESTSWRSLWNGEHEYQVTGPYGQFVVNLQTKKCTCRLWQLRGIPCVHAAASILKIGDSITDYVSEYYSRIRMTALYEHVLYPINGMENWPRSSEVGFELVPPNTKRQRGRPRKVRREQNQVQYRENGVEELMRSTLITCSRCGQIGHNRRTCQNDPRPPTPTSQRSGASSSQPQSGAGPSSSRSTAAPRVAPARQAPAAGRGQPTRGTAGAAGPPRPISVTRRAQRCGRRRNAD